In one Streptomyces venezuelae genomic region, the following are encoded:
- a CDS encoding FecCD family ABC transporter permease produces the protein MSETDVKPALTPGVRLGPLSFVWRPWLVLVTLVLAAATFLVFCLSISIGDFPIGLSRVMATLVGRGEQVDEFVIMDLRMPRALAGLVVGIALGVSGAITQSVARNPLASPDILGITGGASAVAVFSVTVSGGAAAAVVDSIGLSAAALAGGLCTGLLVYFLAWRRGVDGFRLILIGISVSAVTQAITTWLLVSADIRDVARAQAWLVGSLENRSWDQVWVALWCSLGLLVVVAAAAFQFKPLHLGDDIAAGLGVRFGRVRAVLLLCAVLLAAVAVSSAGPVPFVALVAPQVAMRLTRRPTPPLIASGLFGALLLIGADLVARAVLPNNLPVGVVTAAIGGPFLVYLLVRANLK, from the coding sequence ATGAGCGAGACAGATGTGAAGCCCGCACTGACGCCGGGCGTGCGGCTCGGCCCGCTGTCGTTCGTCTGGCGGCCCTGGCTCGTCCTCGTCACGCTGGTGCTCGCGGCGGCGACCTTCCTGGTGTTCTGCTTGTCCATCAGCATCGGCGACTTCCCGATCGGCCTCTCCCGCGTGATGGCCACGCTCGTCGGCCGCGGTGAGCAGGTCGACGAGTTCGTGATCATGGATCTGCGGATGCCGCGCGCCCTGGCCGGGCTCGTGGTGGGGATCGCGCTGGGCGTCTCCGGCGCGATCACGCAGTCGGTCGCGCGCAACCCGCTGGCCAGCCCCGACATCCTGGGCATCACCGGCGGTGCGAGCGCGGTCGCGGTGTTCTCGGTGACGGTGTCGGGCGGGGCCGCCGCGGCGGTCGTCGACTCCATCGGCCTCTCGGCCGCGGCCCTGGCCGGCGGGCTCTGCACGGGTCTGCTCGTGTACTTCCTCGCGTGGCGGCGCGGGGTCGACGGCTTCCGGCTCATCCTCATCGGGATCTCGGTGAGCGCCGTGACGCAGGCCATCACGACCTGGCTCCTCGTCTCGGCCGACATCAGGGATGTGGCCCGCGCCCAGGCGTGGTTGGTCGGGTCGCTGGAGAACCGGTCGTGGGACCAGGTGTGGGTGGCGCTGTGGTGCTCGCTCGGCCTGCTGGTCGTCGTGGCCGCGGCCGCGTTCCAGTTCAAGCCGCTGCACCTCGGCGACGACATCGCGGCGGGGCTCGGTGTCCGTTTCGGGCGGGTCCGTGCGGTGCTGCTGCTGTGCGCGGTGCTGCTGGCGGCCGTGGCCGTGAGCTCGGCGGGGCCCGTTCCGTTCGTCGCGCTGGTGGCGCCCCAGGTGGCGATGCGTCTGACGCGCCGTCCGACACCGCCGCTGATCGCGTCCGGTCTGTTCGGGGCGCTGCTCCTGATCGGCGCCGACCTCGTCGCGCGAGCGGTGCTGCCGAACAACCTCCCCGTCGGCGTGGTCACCGCCGCGATCGGGGGCCCCTTCCTCGTCTACCTGTTGGTGCGGGCGAACCTCAAATAG
- a CDS encoding FecCD family ABC transporter permease: MSTTAVERPVPRGATESRRRRVVGLGILAAVLVIAAAVSLAVGARALTPAEVWHGLFAGPESDQRLTEIRLIVQTVRVPRTVLAVVAGIALGVGGALIQGYTRNPIADTGLLGVNAGASFAVVTVVAVFGFSNPFQYVWFGFLGAAVSGVVVFGLASIGRGAGNPLTLALAGQGITVFLAAMTTAVSLSDTQSLNALRFWNAGSVAGVDFDVIWPVTAFIAVGLVLALITLPALNLLNLGEDVARGLGVNIAVSRTVGILAITLLAGAATAACGPIAFLGLMVAHVARYLTGPDYRWLVPYAGLLGAVVLLVCDIVGRLVVRPGELEAGVVVALLGAPFFAVLVWRGKFKNA, from the coding sequence ATGAGCACGACTGCAGTGGAGCGCCCCGTGCCGAGGGGCGCAACGGAGTCCCGTCGACGGCGGGTCGTGGGTCTGGGCATCCTCGCCGCGGTCCTGGTGATCGCGGCGGCGGTGTCGCTGGCCGTCGGGGCGCGCGCACTGACCCCGGCCGAGGTGTGGCACGGGCTGTTCGCCGGACCCGAGTCCGACCAGCGGCTCACGGAGATCCGGCTGATCGTGCAGACCGTGCGCGTGCCGCGGACGGTGCTCGCCGTCGTGGCGGGCATCGCGCTCGGTGTCGGCGGCGCGCTGATCCAGGGGTACACCCGCAACCCCATCGCGGACACGGGCCTGTTGGGCGTGAACGCGGGCGCGTCGTTCGCCGTGGTGACGGTGGTCGCCGTGTTCGGCTTCTCCAACCCGTTCCAGTACGTGTGGTTCGGCTTCCTGGGAGCGGCCGTCTCCGGTGTCGTCGTGTTCGGCCTCGCGAGCATCGGGCGCGGGGCCGGCAATCCGCTGACGCTCGCCCTCGCCGGGCAGGGCATCACGGTCTTCCTCGCGGCGATGACCACGGCCGTCTCCCTCTCGGACACGCAGTCGCTGAACGCCCTGCGGTTCTGGAACGCGGGCTCCGTCGCGGGCGTCGACTTCGACGTGATCTGGCCGGTGACCGCGTTCATCGCGGTCGGTCTCGTCCTCGCCCTGATCACGCTGCCCGCCCTCAACCTGCTCAACCTGGGCGAGGACGTGGCCCGGGGGCTCGGCGTGAACATCGCGGTCAGCAGGACCGTCGGCATCCTCGCCATCACCCTGCTCGCGGGCGCGGCGACGGCGGCCTGCGGCCCCATCGCGTTCCTCGGTCTGATGGTGGCGCACGTGGCCCGCTACCTCACAGGACCGGACTACCGCTGGCTGGTGCCGTACGCGGGACTGCTCGGCGCGGTCGTCCTGCTGGTCTGCGACATCGTGGGCCGACTGGTGGTGCGGCCCGGCGAGTTGGAGGCCGGTGTCGTCGTGGCTCTGCTCGGGGCACCGTTCTTCGCGGTCCTGGTCTGGCGAGGAAAGTTCAAGAACGCATGA
- a CDS encoding lysine N(6)-hydroxylase/L-ornithine N(5)-oxygenase family protein, translated as MSQVLPGDDAPLVHDLIGIGFGPSNVAMAIALSEHNASVGREETVTAHFFEQQSSFGWHRGMLIDDATMQVSFLKDLVTQRNPTSEFSFLCYLKSKGRLTDFINHKNLFPLRVEFHDYLEWAAAKVDDQVSYGHEVVGVTPFVRDGVVEYLDVTVRSAEGLAVHRARNLVIGTGLRPLMPEGIERGDRVWHNSELLAKVDGLEGTSPSRFVVVGAGQSAAENVAYLHRRFPEAEICAVFSRYGYSPADDSSFANRIFDPDAVDEYFDAPEDVKQRLMGYHGNTNYSVVDIDLIDDLYRQMYREKVLGTERLRFLNISRLTGVKETEDGVRATVKSLVTGEENPLDADVVVFATGYSPADPVGLLGEVADRCLRDDEGRVRVERDYRVATDDDLRCGIYLQGGTEHTHGITSSLLSNIAIRVGEILDSVRERGAASAEARPVAGETGSAAR; from the coding sequence ATGTCACAGGTTCTTCCTGGCGACGACGCACCACTGGTCCACGACCTCATTGGCATCGGCTTCGGCCCGTCCAACGTGGCGATGGCGATCGCGCTCAGCGAGCACAACGCGAGCGTCGGCAGGGAGGAGACGGTCACCGCTCACTTCTTCGAGCAGCAGTCGAGCTTCGGCTGGCACCGCGGCATGCTGATCGACGACGCGACCATGCAGGTGTCCTTCCTCAAGGACCTGGTGACACAGCGGAACCCCACCAGTGAGTTCAGCTTCCTCTGCTACCTGAAGAGCAAGGGCCGCCTGACCGACTTCATCAACCACAAGAACCTCTTCCCGCTGCGGGTGGAGTTCCACGACTACCTGGAGTGGGCCGCGGCCAAGGTCGACGACCAGGTCTCCTACGGCCACGAGGTCGTCGGTGTCACGCCGTTCGTACGGGACGGAGTGGTCGAGTACCTGGACGTCACCGTCCGGTCGGCGGAGGGCCTCGCCGTCCACCGCGCACGCAACCTCGTCATAGGCACCGGCCTGCGCCCGCTCATGCCCGAGGGCATCGAGCGCGGGGACCGCGTCTGGCACAATTCCGAGCTGCTCGCCAAGGTCGACGGCCTGGAGGGGACTTCGCCCTCCCGCTTCGTCGTCGTGGGCGCCGGCCAGAGCGCCGCCGAGAACGTCGCGTACCTGCACCGCCGCTTCCCCGAGGCCGAGATCTGCGCCGTCTTCTCGCGCTACGGCTACAGCCCCGCGGACGACAGCTCCTTCGCCAACCGGATCTTCGACCCGGACGCCGTCGACGAGTACTTCGACGCTCCCGAGGACGTCAAGCAGCGGCTGATGGGGTACCACGGCAACACCAACTACTCCGTGGTGGACATCGACCTGATCGACGACCTGTACCGGCAGATGTACCGGGAGAAGGTCCTCGGCACCGAGCGCCTCCGCTTCCTCAACATCTCGCGCCTCACCGGCGTCAAGGAGACGGAGGACGGCGTCCGCGCCACCGTGAAGTCCCTCGTCACCGGCGAGGAGAACCCCCTCGACGCCGACGTCGTGGTCTTCGCCACCGGCTACAGCCCTGCCGACCCCGTCGGCCTCCTCGGCGAGGTCGCCGACCGCTGCCTGCGCGACGACGAGGGCCGCGTCCGCGTCGAGCGCGACTACCGCGTGGCGACCGACGACGACCTGCGGTGCGGCATCTACCTCCAGGGCGGTACGGAGCACACGCACGGCATCACGTCGTCGCTGCTGTCCAACATCGCGATCCGGGTCGGCGAGATCCTGGACTCGGTGCGCGAGCGCGGCGCCGCCTCCGCGGAGGCCCGCCCGGTCGCCGGCGAGACGGGCAGCGCCGCGCGATAG
- a CDS encoding methionyl-tRNA formyltransferase: MRVVMFGYQTWGHRTLQALLDSEHDVVLVVTHPKSEHAYEKIWSDSVADLAEEHGVPVLIRNRPDDDELFERLKEADADIIVANNWRTWIPPRIFGLPRHGTLNVHDSLLPKYAGFSPIIWAMINGEPEVGVTAHMMDDELDAGDIVRQEAVAVGPKDTATDLFHKTVDLIAPVTIGALDLIAGGQTEFTKQDRSQASFFHKRSAEDIRIDWTWPAEDLERLVRAQSAPYPSAYAFHKGKRLEIVSAVVSENRYGGTPGRIFYREGEGVVIVAGADARFGRNHGLAITRVRTEDGQELPATEYFTSMGGYLTSRP; encoded by the coding sequence ATGCGGGTCGTCATGTTCGGTTACCAGACCTGGGGGCACCGCACCCTGCAAGCCCTCCTGGACTCCGAGCACGACGTGGTGCTGGTGGTGACTCACCCCAAGAGCGAGCACGCGTACGAGAAGATCTGGAGCGACTCCGTCGCCGACCTCGCCGAGGAGCACGGCGTTCCGGTCCTGATCCGCAACCGCCCTGACGACGACGAGCTGTTCGAGCGCCTCAAGGAGGCGGACGCGGACATCATCGTCGCCAACAACTGGCGCACCTGGATCCCCCCGCGCATCTTCGGTCTCCCGCGCCACGGCACGCTGAACGTCCACGACTCACTGCTGCCGAAGTACGCCGGCTTCTCCCCGATCATCTGGGCGATGATCAACGGAGAGCCCGAAGTGGGCGTCACCGCGCACATGATGGACGACGAACTCGACGCCGGCGACATCGTCCGGCAGGAGGCGGTCGCGGTCGGCCCGAAGGACACCGCCACCGACCTCTTCCACAAGACCGTCGACCTCATCGCCCCGGTGACCATCGGCGCGCTCGACCTCATCGCCGGCGGGCAGACCGAGTTCACCAAGCAGGACCGCTCCCAGGCGAGCTTCTTCCACAAGCGGTCCGCCGAGGACATCCGCATCGACTGGACCTGGCCCGCCGAGGACCTGGAGCGCCTGGTGCGCGCCCAGTCCGCGCCGTACCCGAGCGCCTACGCCTTCCACAAGGGCAAGCGTCTCGAGATCGTCTCCGCGGTGGTGTCCGAGAACCGCTACGGCGGCACGCCCGGCCGCATCTTCTACCGCGAGGGCGAGGGCGTGGTGATCGTCGCCGGAGCCGACGCGCGCTTTGGGCGCAACCACGGTCTGGCCATCACGCGCGTACGGACCGAGGACGGCCAGGAGCTGCCCGCGACGGAGTACTTCACCTCCATGGGCGGGTACCTGACGAGCCGTCCGTGA
- a CDS encoding RecQ family ATP-dependent DNA helicase has protein sequence MDTLELRTEADAILAELVGDPGGSARLREDQWQAVQALVQERRRALVVQRTGWGKSAVYFVATALLRRRGAGPTVIISPLLALMRNQVESAARAGIQARTINSANPEEWDTIYGEVERGETDVLLVSPERLNSVDFRDQVLPKLAATTGLLVVDEAHCISDWGHDFRPDYRRLRAMLAELSAGVPVLATTATANARVTADVAEQLGTGAGEALVLRGALERESLRLGVVQLPDAAHRLAWLAEHLEELQGSGIIYALTVAAAEEATAFLRQRGFKVASYTGRTENADRLQAETDLQENRVKALVATSALGMGFDKPDLGFVVHLGSPSSPIAYYQQVGRAGRGVEHADVLLLPGKEDEAIWRYFADTAFPPEAQVRQTLAALADAGRPLSVPALEAVVELRRTRLETMLKVLDVDGAVKRVKGGWISTGEPWVYDAERYAWVARQRQAEQQAMRDYVSTDLCRMEFLRRQLDDEGAAPCGRCDNCAGAWTDASVSEDALSGAAKELDRPGVEVEPRRMWPTGMAALGVELKGRIPAKEQCSTGRALGRLSDIGWGNRLRPLLAENAPDGPVPDDVLKAAVSVLADWARSGGGWATGAADAAARPVGVVAVPSLSRPQLVGSLAQGIASVGRLPFLGTLAYEGPGGAHTARRSNSAQRLRALSDAFTVPEELAAALAASPGPVLLVDDYTDSGWTLAVAARLLRRAGSGEVLPLVLAAAG, from the coding sequence ATGGACACCCTGGAGCTCCGCACCGAAGCCGACGCCATCCTCGCCGAGCTCGTCGGCGACCCCGGGGGCTCGGCCCGGCTGCGCGAGGACCAGTGGCAGGCGGTCCAGGCCCTGGTGCAGGAGCGTCGCCGCGCCCTCGTGGTGCAGCGCACCGGCTGGGGCAAGTCGGCGGTGTACTTCGTGGCAACGGCCCTGCTGCGCCGCCGCGGCGCGGGCCCCACCGTGATCATCTCCCCGCTCCTCGCCCTGATGCGCAACCAGGTCGAGTCCGCGGCACGCGCCGGCATCCAGGCACGCACCATCAACTCGGCCAACCCCGAGGAGTGGGACACGATCTACGGAGAGGTCGAGCGCGGCGAGACCGACGTCCTCCTCGTCAGCCCGGAGCGCCTCAACTCGGTGGACTTCCGCGACCAGGTGCTGCCCAAGCTCGCGGCCACCACCGGTCTGCTGGTGGTGGACGAGGCGCACTGCATCTCCGACTGGGGCCACGACTTCCGGCCCGACTACCGCAGGCTGCGGGCGATGCTGGCCGAGCTCTCGGCCGGCGTGCCCGTTCTGGCCACGACCGCGACGGCGAACGCGCGCGTGACGGCGGACGTGGCCGAGCAGCTCGGCACCGGCGCGGGTGAGGCCCTGGTGCTGCGCGGCGCACTGGAGCGCGAGAGTCTGCGCCTCGGGGTCGTCCAACTGCCGGACGCCGCCCACCGGCTCGCCTGGCTCGCCGAGCACCTGGAAGAACTGCAGGGCTCCGGGATCATCTACGCACTGACCGTCGCCGCCGCCGAGGAGGCCACGGCCTTCCTGCGGCAGCGCGGCTTCAAGGTGGCGTCGTACACGGGACGCACGGAGAACGCCGACCGGCTCCAGGCCGAGACCGACCTCCAGGAGAACCGGGTCAAGGCGCTGGTCGCGACCTCGGCGCTCGGCATGGGCTTCGACAAGCCGGACCTGGGTTTCGTGGTGCACCTCGGTTCGCCGTCCTCGCCGATCGCGTACTACCAGCAGGTGGGCCGCGCCGGACGAGGCGTCGAGCACGCCGATGTGCTGCTGCTGCCGGGCAAGGAGGACGAAGCCATCTGGCGCTACTTCGCGGATACGGCGTTCCCGCCCGAGGCGCAGGTCCGCCAGACCCTCGCCGCGCTCGCCGACGCGGGGCGGCCGTTGTCCGTGCCGGCCCTGGAGGCCGTGGTGGAACTCCGCCGCACCCGGCTGGAGACGATGCTCAAGGTCCTCGACGTGGACGGGGCGGTCAAGCGGGTCAAGGGCGGCTGGATCTCCACCGGCGAGCCGTGGGTCTACGACGCCGAGCGGTACGCGTGGGTGGCCAGGCAGCGGCAGGCCGAGCAGCAGGCCATGCGGGACTACGTGAGCACGGACCTGTGCCGCATGGAGTTCCTGCGCCGGCAGCTGGACGACGAGGGCGCGGCTCCGTGCGGCAGGTGTGACAACTGCGCGGGCGCCTGGACCGATGCGTCCGTCTCCGAGGACGCCCTGTCGGGCGCGGCGAAGGAGCTGGACCGGCCGGGCGTCGAGGTCGAGCCTCGCCGGATGTGGCCGACGGGCATGGCCGCGCTGGGCGTCGAGCTCAAGGGACGCATTCCGGCCAAGGAGCAGTGCTCCACGGGGCGCGCGCTCGGCCGGCTGTCGGACATCGGCTGGGGCAACCGGCTGCGCCCGCTGCTGGCCGAGAACGCGCCGGACGGCCCTGTCCCCGACGACGTGCTCAAGGCGGCGGTCTCGGTCCTCGCCGACTGGGCGCGCTCCGGCGGGGGATGGGCGACCGGTGCCGCGGATGCCGCCGCTCGGCCGGTGGGCGTCGTGGCCGTGCCGTCGCTCTCCCGCCCGCAGCTCGTCGGCTCGCTCGCGCAGGGGATCGCGTCCGTCGGCCGCCTCCCCTTCCTGGGGACGCTGGCGTATGAGGGTCCCGGCGGCGCGCACACGGCGCGCCGCAGCAACTCCGCCCAGCGGCTGCGGGCGTTGTCGGACGCGTTCACGGTCCCCGAGGAGCTGGCTGCCGCGCTCGCCGCCTCGCCGGGCCCGGTCCTCCTCGTCGACGATTACACCGACTCGGGCTGGACCCTGGCCGTCGCCGCACGCCTCCTGCGCAGGGCGGGCAGCGGGGAGGTGCTGCCCCTGGTGCTCGCGGCGGCGGGCTAG